A single genomic interval of Spirosoma linguale DSM 74 harbors:
- a CDS encoding cell cycle protein (PFAM: cell cycle protein~KEGG: sat:SYN_00550 rod shape-determining protein), producing MARNNDPFSQNIDWLTLLLYLGCVTMGWLNVYAAVYSPEDHTSLFDMSTNAGKQMMWIGTTVILIICILVVNHTFFDTFAFVFYGFMILVLILVLFAGTNINGSRSWFRFGAFQIQPAEFAKVATALALAKYLDVPGTNLTRQKDLMYIGGIIVLPCLLILASNETGSTLVFASFTIMLYREGLPSWIPAVGITAAALFVLALIFPKLYIFIGIGALLGLIIMLMPRYNRTMANLLAIGLVGVVMIGYVTGVDFFVNNVLQKHQRNRIKVLVDPKVDPLGVGWNVTQAKIAIGSGRLQGKGFLEGTQTKFDFVPEQSTDFIFCTIGEEHGFIGGLVVIALFVGLVSRIVILAEKQRTKFARVYGYCVAGIIFFHVMVNIGMTIGLMPVIGIPLPFFSYGGSSLWSFSILLFIFLKLDSRRTALTRR from the coding sequence TTGGCCCGTAACAACGACCCATTTTCACAAAACATTGACTGGCTCACGCTCCTGCTCTACCTGGGCTGTGTAACAATGGGCTGGCTCAATGTCTATGCCGCCGTTTATAGTCCCGAAGATCATACCAGCCTGTTCGATATGTCGACCAATGCCGGGAAGCAGATGATGTGGATTGGCACAACGGTAATTCTGATTATCTGTATTCTGGTTGTCAACCACACGTTTTTCGACACCTTTGCCTTTGTCTTTTATGGCTTTATGATCCTGGTGTTGATTCTGGTTCTATTCGCCGGAACGAACATCAACGGGTCGAGGTCGTGGTTTAGATTTGGAGCATTTCAGATTCAACCCGCCGAATTCGCAAAGGTCGCCACCGCACTGGCGCTGGCTAAATACCTGGATGTGCCCGGAACTAACCTGACCAGGCAAAAGGACCTGATGTATATTGGGGGCATTATTGTTCTTCCCTGTCTGTTAATTCTAGCCTCCAACGAAACCGGTTCAACGCTTGTCTTTGCGTCGTTTACAATCATGCTGTACCGGGAGGGGCTGCCAAGCTGGATTCCGGCAGTGGGTATAACGGCGGCTGCACTGTTTGTGCTGGCCCTGATTTTCCCCAAGCTGTATATTTTTATTGGTATCGGTGCCTTGTTGGGACTGATTATTATGTTGATGCCCCGTTATAACCGCACAATGGCCAATTTACTGGCAATCGGGCTGGTAGGAGTTGTGATGATTGGCTATGTTACCGGGGTCGATTTCTTTGTCAATAACGTTCTGCAAAAGCACCAGCGCAACCGGATAAAAGTGCTTGTCGACCCAAAAGTCGATCCGCTTGGCGTAGGCTGGAACGTAACGCAGGCCAAAATTGCCATCGGTTCCGGTCGACTTCAGGGCAAGGGTTTCCTGGAAGGTACACAAACCAAGTTTGACTTCGTGCCTGAGCAAAGCACCGATTTTATCTTTTGCACGATCGGCGAAGAGCACGGCTTTATTGGCGGTCTTGTCGTTATTGCTCTATTCGTTGGGTTGGTGTCACGGATCGTTATTCTGGCCGAAAAACAACGAACAAAGTTTGCCAGGGTGTACGGCTACTGTGTCGCCGGGATCATATTCTTTCATGTCATGGTAAATATCGGAATGACGATTGGCTTGATGCCTGTAATCGGCATTCCCCTTCCATTTTTCAGTTACGGAGGCTCTTCGCTCTGGTCGTTTTCTATTCTATTATTTATTTTTCTGAAACTTGACTCCCGCAGAACGGCACTGACGAGACGGTAA
- a CDS encoding Peptidoglycan glycosyltransferase (PFAM: penicillin-binding protein transpeptidase; Penicillin-binding protein dimerisation domain~KEGG: gur:Gura_2858 peptidoglycan glycosyltransferase) — protein MLENRKWVIIGIFCLVGLTYLARLFYLQVLDDTYSLGASKNSIKRVVEIPYRGQIYDRNNQLIVYNTPVYDLYVTPKQVRIPDTSAFCRMMNISVSDFDSIMGLAKNYSPVKPSLFLRQLSKEDFARIQDALVDYRGFEPVISSMRTYPAHTLSNALGYVSEISKKQLDSQDILYYRQGDYIGHNGLEEQYEEQLRGRRGVKFMMQNVHGVNKGSWKNGAYDTLAVAGQNLITGIDVDVQKYADSLMQNKVGAVLAVEPATGEILVSVSAPTYDPNLLSSRFFSKNYRALLRNPYKPLINRPVMSSYRPGSTFKLIQALIAQQQGSLLPTTVYGHAGSPMRCHCRGGNNLRGAVQNSCNPYFYYVFRKFLYFNGEHNTFKASAIGLKQWHDMAEKFGIGSKLGVDLPSEKKGNLPTPEYYDKAYGGTLRWKFSNVYSLSIGEGELLISPLKLVNLAATIANRGWFITPHYIKGFGKAGAGLPAEYLERHETGIDYKYYLPVIDGMRGAVAHGTVTPLANIAGIDLCGKTGTSQNNKFGHKFDHSIFIGFAPMNNPKIAVAVFVENAGWGGKAAASVAALVAERYLKRKTEAKKLEEQVMASNYMPPISGLPVSKKPAPVSPKKDTTQHKPAPVPKPLMTDTKAKPVVAAVLRGN, from the coding sequence ATGTTAGAGAATCGAAAGTGGGTCATCATTGGTATTTTTTGCCTGGTTGGATTAACGTATCTGGCCCGATTGTTTTATCTACAGGTGCTGGACGACACCTATTCGCTGGGGGCATCGAAGAACTCCATTAAACGAGTGGTCGAAATACCCTATCGCGGGCAGATTTATGACCGAAACAACCAGCTTATCGTTTATAATACCCCTGTTTACGATCTGTACGTGACGCCCAAGCAGGTTCGGATTCCGGATACATCGGCTTTCTGCCGGATGATGAACATCAGTGTTTCGGACTTTGACAGCATCATGGGGCTGGCGAAAAACTATTCGCCGGTGAAGCCCTCCCTGTTTCTGCGGCAGCTTTCCAAAGAGGATTTTGCCCGGATTCAGGATGCGCTGGTCGATTATCGGGGTTTTGAACCGGTCATCAGCTCCATGCGCACCTATCCGGCACATACATTGTCGAATGCATTGGGCTATGTAAGTGAAATCAGCAAGAAGCAGCTTGACAGCCAGGATATTCTTTATTACCGACAGGGAGATTACATTGGCCATAACGGACTGGAGGAACAGTACGAAGAGCAGTTGCGGGGCAGGCGGGGCGTTAAATTCATGATGCAGAATGTTCATGGCGTGAACAAAGGCTCCTGGAAGAATGGAGCCTACGATACGCTGGCCGTTGCCGGACAAAATCTGATCACTGGTATTGATGTTGACGTGCAGAAGTACGCCGATAGCCTGATGCAGAATAAGGTAGGCGCGGTGTTGGCCGTTGAACCCGCAACCGGCGAAATTCTGGTATCGGTTTCCGCGCCAACCTATGACCCCAATCTGTTATCGAGTCGTTTCTTTTCGAAGAACTACCGGGCATTACTCCGAAACCCTTACAAGCCGCTCATCAACCGACCGGTGATGTCGAGCTATCGTCCCGGCTCAACATTCAAGTTAATTCAGGCGCTAATTGCTCAGCAGCAGGGGTCTCTTCTTCCAACTACCGTTTATGGGCATGCGGGTTCGCCTATGCGCTGCCACTGCCGGGGTGGAAATAACCTGCGTGGTGCCGTTCAAAACTCCTGCAACCCATATTTCTATTATGTGTTTCGCAAGTTTCTCTATTTCAATGGAGAGCACAACACCTTTAAGGCGTCGGCCATTGGTCTCAAACAATGGCATGACATGGCAGAGAAATTTGGGATTGGCAGTAAGCTTGGCGTCGATCTGCCATCGGAAAAGAAAGGGAATCTGCCAACACCCGAGTATTACGATAAAGCATACGGCGGAACATTGCGCTGGAAGTTTTCAAATGTTTATTCGCTCAGCATTGGCGAAGGAGAATTGTTGATCAGCCCGCTGAAGCTGGTCAATTTGGCGGCTACCATCGCCAATCGGGGTTGGTTTATTACTCCGCATTACATCAAAGGCTTCGGTAAGGCGGGCGCTGGTCTCCCTGCCGAATACCTCGAACGGCACGAAACGGGCATAGACTACAAGTATTATCTGCCGGTCATTGACGGTATGCGGGGGGCTGTCGCCCATGGTACCGTAACGCCCCTGGCAAACATCGCGGGAATCGATCTGTGTGGTAAGACGGGGACATCGCAGAACAATAAATTCGGGCATAAATTCGACCACTCCATCTTCATCGGGTTTGCGCCCATGAACAACCCTAAAATTGCGGTGGCGGTGTTTGTGGAGAATGCAGGCTGGGGCGGTAAGGCAGCCGCTTCGGTAGCCGCTCTGGTAGCCGAACGCTACCTGAAGCGGAAGACAGAAGCCAAAAAACTCGAAGAGCAGGTTATGGCATCCAACTATATGCCACCCATCAGTGGACTGCCCGTGTCTAAAAAACCAGCACCCGTATCCCCGAAAAAGGATACTACCCAACACAAGCCAGCTCCAGTGCCTAAACCCCTGATGACCGACACAAAAGCGAAGCCGGTCGTAGCTGCTGTTCTACGCGGAAACTAA
- a CDS encoding Gluconolactonase (PFAM: SMP-30/Gluconolaconase/LRE domain protein~KEGG: ccs:CCNA_01282 gluconolactonase): protein MNLNSILLVGLLSVIYCPLMAQPTPFPTIGQIVRVDPRLDKLISAEANVEVLANGFVWTEGPIWVKDQGFLLFSDVPQNTIFKWTEKDGVTPFLKPSGYTGVGAYSDEPGSNGLTIDRQGRLIACEHGDRRVTAMPLNGTGGKRTLADNVNGKRFNSPNDVVAHSNGSYYFTDPPYGMPKKEKDPGKETDGWGVYRIAPERAGVPGAVSIVVSDLNRPNGIALSPDEKTLYVAQSDPLRPLVMAYPLQADGSVGKGREVFGAVGMKKLGLEGGFDGMKVDRAGNLWVTGGGGVLVLSATGETLGFIKIGVATANCAWGDDGSTLYITSDMYLCRLRTMAKGW from the coding sequence ATGAACCTAAACTCTATTCTACTCGTCGGCTTGTTGAGCGTTATCTATTGTCCGCTCATGGCTCAGCCGACGCCTTTTCCCACGATTGGCCAGATAGTGCGGGTCGACCCGCGTCTGGATAAGTTGATTTCTGCGGAGGCCAACGTTGAGGTGCTGGCCAATGGTTTCGTCTGGACCGAAGGGCCCATTTGGGTTAAAGACCAGGGGTTTCTGCTTTTTTCGGATGTGCCGCAAAACACGATTTTTAAATGGACAGAAAAAGACGGGGTTACGCCATTTCTGAAGCCATCCGGCTATACGGGTGTGGGGGCGTACAGTGATGAACCCGGTTCCAACGGGCTAACCATCGACCGGCAGGGACGGCTCATTGCCTGTGAGCACGGCGACCGGCGCGTAACGGCTATGCCGCTAAACGGCACCGGCGGCAAACGTACGCTGGCCGATAACGTTAACGGCAAACGATTCAATAGTCCGAACGATGTAGTGGCGCACTCCAATGGAAGCTATTACTTTACTGATCCACCGTACGGCATGCCTAAAAAAGAAAAAGATCCGGGAAAAGAAACGGATGGGTGGGGCGTGTACCGGATTGCTCCCGAACGGGCTGGCGTACCCGGTGCGGTGTCGATAGTTGTAAGCGACCTTAACCGCCCGAACGGTATAGCGCTGTCGCCAGATGAAAAAACCCTTTACGTGGCGCAGTCCGACCCACTTCGGCCGCTTGTCATGGCCTACCCTCTGCAAGCCGACGGTTCGGTGGGGAAAGGACGGGAGGTTTTTGGTGCAGTGGGCATGAAAAAATTGGGTTTGGAAGGTGGCTTCGACGGAATGAAAGTAGACCGTGCCGGTAACTTATGGGTGACGGGCGGGGGCGGAGTGTTGGTTCTTTCAGCAACGGGCGAAACACTGGGTTTTATAAAAATCGGGGTGGCTACGGCAAACTGTGCCTGGGGAGATGATGGGTCGACACTTTACATCACCTCCGACATGTATCTCTGCCGATTGAGGACTATGGCTAAAGGATGGTGA
- a CDS encoding oxidoreductase domain protein (PFAM: oxidoreductase domain protein~KEGG: mmw:Mmwyl1_0028 oxidoreductase domain- containing protein) — protein sequence MNDKKRVASSTDQENKSRRSFLKTLGLAGTAAAAAPAALAETTASTGTPQYLNLVRSHSSTAANDKVRIALIGTGGMGIGDTQTALMVDGVEMVAACDLYDGRLRRAKELWGDSLPVTKDYREILERKDIDAVINATTDHWHEKISSDAMRKGKHVYCEKPMVQKVEDGHTLIKVSKETGKVFQVGSQFASSLLIAKARELLKAGDIGELVFAEAIYDRHSAMGAWQYSIPPDASPQTVDWDTYLGSAPKRPWDPLRFFRWRNYQDYGTGIAGDLYVHLLTSLHCITGSKGPNKVYSSGGTRYWKDGRDVPDIQLSIYDYGKTAEHPEFNLTTRSNFVDGGGGNYLVRLVGTEGDLSLGFDSLTVHRNKFPKAPGMSIDNFPKDQKELYIQEYNKLYPSRPELEGPKEFKYSFPKDYKGDRYEHFVNFFSSVRSKTPNIEDATFGLRACGPTQCGNMSFAQKKAISWDPINMKILGAV from the coding sequence ATGAACGATAAAAAACGAGTGGCTTCATCGACCGACCAGGAAAATAAATCCCGGCGGTCGTTTTTGAAGACCCTTGGCCTTGCCGGCACTGCTGCCGCAGCTGCCCCTGCCGCATTGGCAGAAACCACTGCCTCTACGGGCACTCCGCAGTATTTAAATCTGGTGCGAAGTCATTCCAGTACAGCCGCTAACGACAAAGTGCGCATTGCCCTTATTGGTACGGGTGGCATGGGTATCGGCGACACACAAACGGCGCTTATGGTCGATGGTGTGGAGATGGTTGCGGCCTGTGACTTATACGACGGCCGGTTGCGCCGGGCAAAAGAATTGTGGGGTGACAGTCTGCCGGTAACCAAAGACTACCGGGAAATTCTGGAGCGCAAGGATATTGATGCGGTTATCAACGCAACAACCGATCACTGGCACGAAAAAATATCGTCGGATGCCATGCGCAAAGGCAAGCACGTCTATTGCGAGAAGCCAATGGTGCAGAAGGTAGAGGACGGCCATACACTGATCAAAGTATCGAAAGAAACCGGTAAAGTTTTTCAGGTAGGTAGCCAGTTCGCCAGTTCGCTGCTCATTGCCAAAGCCCGTGAACTTCTGAAAGCCGGTGATATTGGCGAACTTGTTTTTGCCGAAGCCATCTACGACCGCCACAGCGCTATGGGCGCGTGGCAATATTCGATCCCGCCCGATGCATCGCCCCAAACGGTTGACTGGGACACGTATCTGGGTAGCGCGCCCAAACGCCCCTGGGACCCTCTCCGTTTTTTCCGGTGGCGCAACTACCAGGACTACGGCACCGGCATTGCGGGCGACCTGTATGTTCACCTGCTCACCTCGCTGCACTGCATAACGGGCTCAAAAGGACCAAACAAAGTCTATTCGAGTGGTGGCACACGCTACTGGAAAGATGGACGGGATGTACCGGATATTCAGCTAAGTATCTATGATTATGGCAAAACCGCCGAACACCCCGAATTTAACCTGACCACCCGTTCAAACTTCGTTGATGGCGGAGGAGGCAATTACCTCGTTCGGCTGGTGGGTACGGAAGGCGATTTGTCCCTGGGCTTCGATTCCCTGACCGTTCACCGGAACAAGTTTCCGAAAGCACCGGGTATGTCGATTGATAACTTCCCGAAAGATCAGAAAGAGTTATACATTCAGGAGTATAACAAACTTTATCCGTCCCGTCCTGAGCTGGAAGGACCCAAAGAGTTTAAGTACTCGTTCCCGAAAGATTACAAGGGCGACCGTTACGAGCACTTTGTCAATTTCTTCAGCTCCGTTCGGTCAAAAACACCCAACATTGAAGATGCAACGTTCGGGCTGCGTGCCTGCGGACCAACGCAGTGCGGCAATATGAGCTTTGCGCAGAAGAAAGCGATTAGCTGGGACCCGATCAACATGAAAATCCTGGGTGCTGTATAA
- a CDS encoding hypothetical protein (KEGG: hypothetical protein) gives MLQVVLDWSEVWALFFPLITYYLHDRQPDYFKAILVYLWVALVLNLSGDLIGDFKRYLPSWLQSNLILYVIHSIFRFVCFTYFFSLIRQSYFVRLRRLIPFLYLLFVILNYMFLEDYLDQNHLSGNLFTIEAYFLLIYCLLYYLSKLRDNIESFWDDQPFWIVTGLSIYVVINFFIFLFYVPLIQENINLAEKMWSIHNLAYIILCLSITKAIYVPIRPIY, from the coding sequence ATGTTACAGGTAGTTCTCGATTGGTCGGAAGTATGGGCCTTGTTTTTTCCCCTTATTACTTATTACCTTCATGATCGACAACCCGATTATTTCAAGGCTATTCTGGTATATCTATGGGTAGCGTTGGTTCTAAATTTGTCGGGAGATCTAATAGGTGACTTTAAACGGTATTTACCCAGTTGGCTACAGAGTAATCTGATCTTATATGTTATCCATTCAATATTTCGCTTTGTTTGTTTTACTTATTTTTTCTCATTGATAAGACAATCTTATTTTGTACGATTAAGGCGATTGATTCCTTTTTTATACCTGCTATTCGTCATCCTGAACTATATGTTTCTGGAAGATTATCTGGATCAAAATCACTTAAGCGGTAATTTATTTACCATTGAAGCCTATTTTCTGCTGATCTATTGTTTGCTATACTACTTATCTAAACTACGAGATAATATAGAAAGCTTTTGGGACGATCAGCCCTTCTGGATAGTTACGGGACTTAGTATATATGTGGTCATTAATTTTTTTATTTTTTTATTTTATGTCCCATTGATTCAGGAAAATATCAACCTGGCCGAGAAAATGTGGAGTATACATAACCTGGCCTATATCATTCTTTGCCTATCCATAACCAAAGCAATCTATGTACCAATTCGACCTATCTATTGA
- a CDS encoding histidine kinase (PFAM: ATP-binding region ATPase domain protein; histidine kinase A domain protein~SMART: ATP-binding region ATPase domain protein; histidine kinase A domain protein~KEGG: mrd:Mrad2831_5659 integral membrane sensor signal transduction histidine kinase) produces the protein MYQFDLSIEYRIIVGISAMVLLFSGFLISFITSQRKKIQHHREVELLHEQQKKLLMQQNDQLEQRVKERTTELREQKEALQISLTELKSTQMQLIQKEKLASLGELTAGIAHEIQNPLNFVKNFSELSIEFISELKQEVRAGNEKSVLDLAEILSKNLEKISTHGNRASRIVKGMLEHSRLSSGERRPTDLNALVDEYVKLAYHGSRAKDNEFTCKLVTVLDPKLVKFNIIPQEIGRVLLNLLNNAFYAVREKKKNADPSYQPTVTASTALIDNQVEIRVLDNGIGIPDSIKAKIFQPFFTTKPTGEGTGLGLSLSYDIITKGHNGGLEVKTEADGATEFIIQLPLA, from the coding sequence ATGTACCAATTCGACCTATCTATTGAATACCGCATCATCGTCGGCATCTCAGCGATGGTTTTACTGTTCAGCGGCTTCCTCATATCCTTTATAACGTCGCAACGAAAAAAAATTCAACATCATAGAGAAGTGGAATTGCTGCATGAGCAACAAAAGAAACTACTCATGCAGCAAAATGATCAGTTAGAGCAGCGGGTTAAGGAGAGAACCACAGAATTAAGAGAGCAAAAAGAAGCATTGCAGATTTCTCTCACAGAGCTCAAGTCGACACAGATGCAGTTAATTCAGAAGGAGAAGTTGGCGTCACTTGGCGAACTGACGGCTGGCATTGCTCACGAAATTCAAAATCCGCTTAACTTCGTAAAAAACTTTTCGGAATTATCCATCGAGTTCATTAGTGAGTTAAAGCAGGAAGTCAGGGCGGGTAACGAAAAAAGTGTGCTTGACCTTGCCGAAATACTTTCTAAGAACCTGGAAAAAATTAGTACACACGGCAACCGGGCCAGCCGCATTGTAAAAGGTATGCTCGAACACTCTCGATTGAGTTCCGGTGAACGGAGGCCCACCGACCTAAATGCGTTAGTTGATGAGTATGTAAAATTGGCGTACCACGGTTCACGAGCTAAGGATAACGAGTTTACGTGTAAGCTTGTAACCGTCCTCGACCCAAAGCTAGTCAAATTCAACATTATCCCTCAGGAGATCGGCCGCGTGTTGCTAAACTTATTAAACAACGCTTTTTACGCTGTACGGGAAAAAAAGAAAAACGCAGATCCCTCCTACCAACCTACAGTTACGGCAAGTACTGCATTGATCGATAATCAGGTTGAAATTCGGGTACTCGACAACGGAATTGGGATACCGGATTCAATTAAAGCCAAAATATTCCAGCCCTTTTTCACCACAAAACCCACCGGAGAGGGCACTGGTCTCGGCCTATCGCTAAGCTATGACATCATTACCAAAGGCCATAACGGTGGACTAGAAGTGAAAACCGAAGCAGATGGAGCCACTGAGTTTATTATTCAACTCCCCCTTGCTTAG
- a CDS encoding TonB-dependent receptor plug (PFAM: TonB-dependent receptor plug~KEGG: mxa:MXAN_4746 TonB-dependent receptor), whose translation MRSTTFRLTGLFLLPVVTLLVAFRTYNDEFIKRLLDQFRLYNQQRPTEKVYIHTDREAYLTGETIWLKGYLVNGSSHEADTLSRVLYVDLVDPMARRVRLRTQLRATNSYAPGQLTLPDSLAAGSYQLRAYTSFMRNYPEAYFFTKTLTILRPDTGAEKNTGAQASNRPDIQFLPEGGQLLMGLGGRVAFKAVNSSGMGVDVKGFVLDTRKDTVTGFSSSHLGMGFFILKPEPAQTYTAYVPLPDGTLAAYPLPAVQQEGVGMQVENLTNKDNVLVYVMHNKTGIDTTARITLVAQTRGQIYQTARIPFVKKLAMVRLPRAQFPEGITQLTVFDETNKPVCERLIFIHRAEQINVSLVADKPAYRNREQVNLTVTTTDANGKPQAANLSLAVVDAQLAPEVDANGSTIRSHLLLASDIAGTIEQPDYYFKSANPDRWLKLDILMMTQGWRRFAWVDVLSGTIPPNKYPLEGGLSLTGRVIRPNQKDIGGKVKLTFMLAKRDSTRDILIGDTDEAGNYAAYDLDFTDTTTVMIQGLKGSANRNLVITLDQLLVPPVTILKVPYNPLEFRRDELADFIRRTKEYQEIERQIRRNGEVLLNAVTVKAKKYKEQDSRVIYGTPDASVKFDQVNTSGRLTFLDVIQGQIAGVQVTGNGLSARVQIRGAANFNGPVEPLFVLDGMPMDLQGVMGVSVQDIDRVDVLKGASAAIYGSRAGGGVISILTKRGKPDYDFSKDVTPGMLIAKLPGYAPRREFYAPRYDVKKPEHARPDYRTTLFWTPMIQTDQDGKATVSFFTSDAKTNLRIRAEGLTRSGMPGVGDARVRVE comes from the coding sequence ATGCGCTCAACTACTTTTAGGTTAACTGGGTTGTTTTTGCTTCCTGTAGTAACATTACTCGTTGCGTTCCGAACGTATAATGACGAGTTTATTAAACGTTTACTCGACCAGTTTCGTCTTTATAACCAGCAGCGGCCTACCGAGAAAGTATACATTCATACTGATCGGGAAGCGTACCTTACCGGCGAAACGATCTGGCTGAAAGGCTATCTCGTCAACGGAAGTTCGCACGAAGCCGATACACTCAGCCGGGTGCTGTATGTCGATCTGGTAGACCCCATGGCCAGACGTGTTCGTTTACGGACCCAGCTCCGGGCCACAAACAGCTATGCGCCTGGCCAGCTGACGTTGCCTGATTCCTTAGCGGCCGGAAGCTATCAACTCCGCGCCTACACCAGTTTCATGCGGAATTACCCGGAGGCTTACTTTTTCACCAAGACGCTAACGATTCTTCGTCCCGACACGGGTGCCGAAAAGAATACGGGTGCTCAAGCCAGCAATCGTCCTGATATACAGTTTCTCCCCGAAGGCGGGCAGTTACTTATGGGTTTGGGAGGCCGGGTGGCGTTTAAAGCCGTCAATTCGTCGGGGATGGGGGTAGACGTAAAAGGCTTTGTGCTGGATACCCGCAAGGATACCGTTACCGGCTTTTCCAGTTCGCACCTGGGTATGGGCTTCTTTATACTTAAACCCGAACCCGCTCAGACCTACACGGCTTATGTGCCACTTCCTGATGGAACGTTAGCTGCTTATCCACTCCCTGCGGTTCAGCAGGAGGGTGTAGGTATGCAGGTCGAAAATCTGACGAATAAAGACAATGTGCTGGTGTATGTCATGCACAATAAAACCGGCATTGATACGACTGCCCGAATAACGCTGGTGGCGCAGACAAGAGGGCAGATTTATCAGACGGCCCGGATTCCATTTGTCAAAAAGCTGGCTATGGTACGCCTGCCGCGTGCTCAGTTTCCAGAAGGTATTACCCAACTGACGGTCTTTGACGAAACCAATAAGCCCGTTTGTGAGCGACTGATATTTATTCATCGGGCCGAACAGATCAACGTCTCTCTGGTGGCGGATAAACCAGCCTATCGGAATCGTGAGCAGGTTAATCTGACCGTGACGACGACCGACGCAAACGGCAAACCACAAGCTGCTAATCTGTCGTTGGCTGTTGTCGATGCGCAACTCGCGCCCGAAGTAGACGCTAACGGGTCCACCATCCGGTCACATCTGCTGCTGGCGTCTGATATAGCTGGTACGATCGAACAACCCGATTATTATTTCAAATCTGCCAATCCGGACCGGTGGCTGAAGCTGGATATACTGATGATGACCCAGGGCTGGCGACGATTTGCCTGGGTCGATGTGCTGTCGGGAACCATACCACCAAACAAATATCCACTGGAAGGGGGCTTGTCGCTAACAGGACGGGTTATCCGGCCTAATCAGAAAGATATTGGCGGAAAAGTTAAGCTTACGTTTATGCTGGCTAAACGGGACAGTACACGTGATATCCTGATTGGTGATACCGATGAAGCCGGCAATTATGCCGCTTATGACCTTGATTTCACGGATACCACAACCGTCATGATCCAGGGCCTGAAAGGGAGTGCAAACCGAAATCTGGTTATCACCCTCGATCAGCTTCTTGTCCCACCGGTAACCATCCTCAAAGTACCGTACAACCCACTCGAATTTAGGCGTGATGAACTGGCCGACTTTATCCGGCGAACCAAAGAATATCAGGAAATTGAGCGGCAGATCCGGCGCAACGGCGAAGTATTGTTAAATGCGGTGACTGTAAAAGCGAAAAAGTATAAGGAGCAGGATTCGAGAGTTATTTATGGTACGCCGGATGCCAGTGTCAAATTCGATCAAGTCAATACCTCCGGGCGGTTAACGTTTCTGGATGTTATTCAGGGGCAAATTGCGGGTGTGCAGGTAACCGGCAACGGGTTGAGCGCCCGGGTGCAAATTCGGGGTGCCGCCAATTTTAATGGGCCGGTTGAACCGTTGTTCGTACTTGACGGTATGCCGATGGACTTGCAGGGGGTTATGGGCGTATCGGTGCAGGACATTGACCGGGTGGATGTCCTGAAAGGCGCTTCGGCGGCTATCTATGGATCGCGGGCTGGAGGTGGCGTTATTTCAATCCTCACCAAACGAGGTAAGCCGGATTATGATTTCTCGAAAGATGTAACGCCGGGGATGCTCATTGCCAAACTACCCGGCTATGCACCCCGGAGAGAGTTTTACGCTCCCCGTTATGACGTTAAAAAGCCTGAGCATGCTCGCCCGGATTATCGAACAACGCTGTTCTGGACACCCATGATCCAGACTGATCAAGACGGGAAAGCCACCGTTTCATTCTTTACATCTGATGCTAAAACCAATCTTCGGATTCGGGCAGAAGGCCTTACCCGATCAGGAATGCCGGGCGTAGGCGATGCGCGAGTACGGGTCGAGTAA